A genomic window from Nerophis ophidion isolate RoL-2023_Sa linkage group LG22, RoL_Noph_v1.0, whole genome shotgun sequence includes:
- the ccn1 gene encoding CCN family member 1, producing MLMIFAVVTFLGSINLVLSSCPSMCECPMEMPKCAPGVSVVLDGCGCCKVCARQLNEDCSLTEPCDHTKGLECNFGASFAAASTRGICRAKSEGRPCEYNSRIYQNAESFQPNCKHQCTCIDGAVGCVPLCPQELSLPNLGCANPRLVKVAGQCCEEWVCDDGKETDILEKIFGKDKMTEELEKDLTNRNELIAIVKGGLKSLAAFRPQPEIHMFDSHKCIIQTTPWSQCSKSCGTGISTRVTNNNSECKLVKETRICEVRPCTQSLYSNLKKGKKCSRTKKSSQPVKFTYAGCSSLKKYRPKYCGTCVDGRCCGPHDTRTISVKFRCEDGETFNKNIMMIESCKCTYNCPHANEASYPFYRLSNDIHKFRD from the exons ATGCTGATGATTTTTGCCGTTGTTACCTTTTTGGGGAGCATCAACTTG GTGTTGTCCTCTTGCCCGTCCATGTGCGAGTGCCCCATGGAGATGCCCAAGTGCGCGCCCGGCGTCAGCGTCGTCCTTGACGGCTGCGGCTGTTGCAAAGTCTGCGCCAGGCAGCTCAACGAGGACTGCAGCCTGACCGAGCCCTGCGACCACACCAAGGGGCTGGAGTGTAACTTCGGGGCAAGCTTTGCCGCTGCTTCAACTCGTGGCATCTGCCGAG CCAAGTCAGAGGGCAGACCTTGCGAGTACAACAGTAGGATCTACCAGAACGCAGAGAGCTTCCAGCCCAACTGTAAACACCAGTGCACATGCATCGACGGGGCAGTGGGATGCGTCCCGCTGTGTCCTCAGGAGCTCTCCTTGCCCAACTTGGGCTGCGCCAACCCAAGACTGGTCAAGGTAGCGGGTCAGTGCTGTGAAGAGTGGGTGTGCGACGACGGCAAGGAGACAGACATCCTGGAGAAGATCTTTGGCAAAGACAAAATGACAGAAGAGCTGGAAAAAGACCTGACCAACAGGAACGAGCTGATCGCAATTGTGAAGGGAGGCCTGAAGTCGCTAGCTG CCTTCAGGCCGCAACCTGAGATCCACATGTTTGACAGCCACAAGTGCATCATCCAAACCACGCCCTGGTCTCAGTGCTCCAAGAGCTGTGGAACAGGCATCTCCACCAGAGTCACCAACAACAACAGCGAGTGCAAGCTGGTCAAGGAGACACGAATCTGTGAAGTGCGACCATGCACCCAGTCACTGTACTCCAACCTTAAG AAAGGAAAGAAATGCAGTAGAACCAAAAAGTCAAGCCAGCCAGTGAAATTCACCTACGCCGGCTGCTCCAGCCTGAAGAAGTACAGACCCAAGTACTGCGGCACCTGCGTGGACGGTCGCTGCTGCGGTCCCCACGACACCAGAACCATCAGTGTCAAGTTCCGCTGCGAGGACGGCGAGACCTTCAACAAGAACATCATGATGATCGAGTCCTGCAAGTGCACCTACAACTGTCCCCACGCCAACGAAGCCTCCTACCCCTTCTACCGCCTCTCCAACGATATCCACAAGTTCAGAGACTGA